ATGAAAAATTTTCACCATGCAAGCACCAGCTGGGTGTAAATGAACCTTTGATTATTAAACCACCACCGCGACGGAGAAAACGTTTTCAGCAGCCTGTGCCAAATATACAGGATCAACACGTACTATCGATAAAAGATATGAgtcgatggaaaaaaaataatagcgAACTGTTTCGTATCGTTGAAAGGGAGTCTACACACACTGCTCGTGTTTATTCGTCAGGTGGAGTTGGAATGCTACTATCTACAAAAAATCCACATCACAGTGCCGCAATAGCAAAGGAAGAAGTCTTCGGTGCCTTGGAGGCGCAATCACACCACAGAGGAGATAGTTTGATCAGAACGCTTCACTcgaataattttaaaccgaTACGTTATCACCGTCGTAGACGAGGAGCCTTTATCGAGCCGGAAGTGCGACGAGATGAGAATCATAGTGTATCGGAACACAAACCATTGTCTAGTTTTACCATAACAACCCCCGTTGAACAAAACGATAAACCTAGTGATACAAAAGCTCATAGTACAGAACTTGCCAATAATACAAATCGAAAGTCAAATGCCCCACCCTCCGGGGCTACTTTGCCTCTAGATCGACCATGTGATTTCATTATAGAATCTAATCCACCAGATCAGTTCAATGTAAGAATTTGTAAGGATCCCATAACAGTTGATGTCAACGAACCAGTAGAACCTGTTGTAATCACCACCAGCAGAATTTTAAAGGAACGACGATTTCCTGAAGAACACCCATTACCTGTACGATTAATGCAACTAAAATATGGTGAACCTGGTCGTCAAAGTCGCCTTGAAGCAAATGATTCCTCTGGCCATATAACTTTAAATGATTCGCTCGAAAAAATCGGCGAATCAAGGGAATCCAATCAGAATGTACCTTTAGCGGAGGTATTGCGGAAGTCAGTAGATCGAACAAAGTTGAAACACAAATGGAACAACGGTTCTTTCACACAGTCTGACGAAAACATTAGCAATGATGATCTCAGTTACGTCATAAAGGAAAACCTATCAGAAGACAGCGTGAGTTACGTTCCGCAGATAAACATGATACAACGGATGGATCGGCAGTTAGAAGAATTGGAAGTCACAGGATTGACCGAAAAAAAGGTAGCAGAAGGGTCAATCTCCAACTCCACACATAAACGCAATTCCAACGATAGTGTGAATATCTTTCAGCAAACAATTGATGATTTTGAGGATTTTGATAAACTGTTTGCACCGGCAGAAAAGTTGAGAGAACCTGATTTTaaaaaagcagtaaaaatgAGCGAAGAGGTCGTTCACAAAGACTGCGCCAACATTACcgataatttttgctttttctctacTTCCTCTTTTGCATGTGCTAGTatcgaagaaaacgaacgtGAAGCATCAATTTCAGTTTCTCCTCTTATTTCACAATCACCGTCAATATTGGCTCGTGGTAAAAACGATAGCTGTAGTGCCAttagagaagcaaaaacactGCAGCAGTGCAATCCACTGATTGTCGATGGGAAAATCTATGGAACTATCACAGATGCAGGTTGCAAGAACACCGTTAAAGTTCAAGATTACAGTAGCAAGCACCTGCAACGAGTACGATACGTTTCTTCGCCGTCCCCATCCCGAAGCTCACGTGTAGAGCAGATGTATGCAACTCGTTGTGACCAAACAGACAATTATCGATCAACTGATTCTAGTAGCGAAAATGACCACGATTGCGACGAAGCTGCAGTAAACAATGATATAGTGCTTCctataaaaatgaataagaTTGCTACGAATTACGATAGAGTCGTAAAAATGCAGAAAGAACATCAGCAGCAGAGTCAAAATATTGTTATCTATACCAAATCAAATACGACCGATTCATTGTGCCACAAACCAATATTGACATCATCAGTGGAACCTGTTTGCTCTATTGATCGAGCACCGGCCGAGGCCGTGTCGCCTGACGACCAACCAATGTTTGCAACAATTTCATATAATCTTCATAATTCTTCCAGTAATAATACATTCAGAATGACTACAAATACTAATACGAGAGCTGTTAATACGATTAATCCTAATGTTGCTATATCAGTGTTTGATGATATTTGTCCTAACTCTGCAACTACTTCCAATGAAGTTACCATGATTGAGCATGAATTTAAGCAAAATCGTATGCCCCTGTCTAAAAACGGCGCGCAGGCATCATCCCGTTTGGTTCTTCAATTACAATCCGCTTCTGTCCGGTACCCCCATCATCCAATGCCCGACAGCAGTGGCAGTGATTCAAAGGCACAGTACCACAGTCGTGAGTCGCCAAAATGTTCCAAACTGATTGAAGCTAGGACGCCACCAATTTGTCACAGCATCGTACCAAATTACAATGAATACTATGACGAAGAAGGAGCTATTATAATATGATCTCGAAATATAAACATAACAGATTCAACAAACATGTATGTAAGACATGTAACATGTGTAGAGTCTTTCATTTTAGCATTTTACCTTGTCGTTATTGTCACGGAAGAAAAGAGTTTCCTTTAGGTAACACTGAGTTCACGAGACAAGCTTATGTTAcatttcaaatgcattttGATTACGTGTGTTTTTGATGTACGATGTACGATGATCTGTGTTTTGATGTACGATGAACAGCACATATCGCTGGGCTTGTGATTGATGTAGAAGTGAACTAT
This genomic interval from Anopheles nili chromosome X, idAnoNiliSN_F5_01, whole genome shotgun sequence contains the following:
- the LOC128728294 gene encoding uncharacterized protein LOC128728294 gives rise to the protein MDFFKSVLPPLPQLPKLKKIRLWNGGSLLSLNQFPNLTAPFNNIGNSGASYSTGMHSIRTQSIHQDKPNSSLHSHQHHIRHSSDISIISATVSSQAPGDFCHRDNLGLYALKCDRSAAKHGILLNLPRKITQAVAAGSESSGRGFVGPEMVHEKFSPCKHQLGVNEPLIIKPPPRRRKRFQQPVPNIQDQHVLSIKDMSRWKKNNSELFRIVERESTHTARVYSSGGVGMLLSTKNPHHSAAIAKEEVFGALEAQSHHRGDSLIRTLHSNNFKPIRYHRRRRGAFIEPEVRRDENHSVSEHKPLSSFTITTPVEQNDKPSDTKAHSTELANNTNRKSNAPPSGATLPLDRPCDFIIESNPPDQFNVRICKDPITVDVNEPVEPVVITTSRILKERRFPEEHPLPVRLMQLKYGEPGRQSRLEANDSSGHITLNDSLEKIGESRESNQNVPLAEVLRKSVDRTKLKHKWNNGSFTQSDENISNDDLSYVIKENLSEDSVSYVPQINMIQRMDRQLEELEVTGLTEKKVAEGSISNSTHKRNSNDSVNIFQQTIDDFEDFDKLFAPAEKLREPDFKKAVKMSEEVVHKDCANITDNFCFFSTSSFACASIEENEREASISVSPLISQSPCSAIREAKTLQQCNPLIVDGKIYGTITDAGCKNTVKVQDYSSKHLQRVRYVSSPSPSRSSRVEQMYATRCDQTDNYRSTDSSSENDHDCDEAAVNNDIVLPIKMNKIATNYDRVVKMQKEHQQQSQNIVIYTKSNTTDSLCHKPILTSSVEPVCSIDRAPAEAVSPDDQPMFATISYNLHNSSSNNTFRMTTNTNTRAVNTINPNVAISVFDDICPNSATTSNEVTMIEHEFKQNRMPLSKNGAQASSRLVLQLQSASVRYPHHPMPDSSGSDSKAQYHSRESPKCSKLIEARTPPICHSIVPNYNEYYDEEGAIII